In Rhodamnia argentea isolate NSW1041297 chromosome 1, ASM2092103v1, whole genome shotgun sequence, the genomic window atttagtcatcatccttttgcatttgtggtAATTCAAGcaatccggccaactttgacaTGTTGGCGCTAAtgggacaatttttataaaatgttactttttcaaaaaatttattttattttattcctttgtctctcttttttttttgtgtgcataTTCTTCCTCCACCGCTCGTTGGATCAATTGTTGGAGGCGAGGGCcgatgaggctcgacctcgccggtcGCCGGCGCCACCGCCATTGGGCTCGACCTCAACCAATCATGGCATCGTGTCGCTGTTCTTGGGCAAGAGATAGCGAGGCCGGACCTCGCCCGGCTATGGGGTGGCTTGTCCTTGCCAGATTTGagtgaggtcgacctcgcctcTGCGAGGTTGAGCCTCACCGGCCCTCGCCTCCAACCGATTGTTGATCCGGCAACCGACTTGATGAAGAAGacgaacaaaaaagaaggaaaaaagcaagaagaggaaattaaaaatattgacatATTGTTAAAATTTATCCCGTCAACGccggccagccaaaattgaccgaattgacacgaatagaaattttttaggaccgaattagaataaatgcaaaaaattttatgattgaattggtaaaatcaaaaggtttaaactgaattgacaaaagtacaataggtttatgactttttcttttgacaattcTCCCTATCGCATTCCCTTTTCATGACTAtccgtttttcttttcaagcttTTCTCACGAGTTGCAAATTGTGGGTCCCTTTTACTCTTATATCCACGTCAAAAGGGTTAGGATAAAGCTGTTTAAATAAGagaatatatgaaaatgatcaacctttaatttttttcatttaataaataccgaattttttttaaattttttttttttagtatctCCCGCATGACGTGATTAGGTTGCATGGTTATGCACACGATGCAATATACAAAgagattttgaaattgaaaaaaagaaaaagaagaaagaaagaaagagaataatAAACATTAAATGTTAGTTGGCACATCCTTTTCCGGTTAGCAGAGGTCTTAAAAATAACGCCATCACGAAGAAAACAAATTTAACGCACGTGGcgaaattaaataaatatttaatataatgGAGAACTCACATTTTGACTCCTAACACAATGACCGATTTCATAAATGATTTTAGTTTTAAATCAATCGGTCGGGAGCATTATTCTCTCGCGCGGGGGACCCACTGCTAATTCTTTTTCTCCCACTACTATAATGgcctttcaattttcttttgtccatttGTGACGTCAAAAATCCATCGAAAAGGAATACAGATGTGATGCTTCAGTGCTGGGAGGTCAAATCGCACAACGTCTTTGAAATCAACGATACGTCCCCACCAAGTCGGTTCAAAGGTACCATACGAAGCACACAGATGGACGACGCGGGAACCGAAACCTCGATGATTCACTCTAGACGCAAGACGCTATCATACAACCTTAATCGGCGATAACCATCCGAAGATGATGTGAAGTTTATCTCTCCCACCATCACCTCGTAAgtagagaaattatttttctcccCTTCATATAAGGGAATACTCCCGAATTTTACATCTCGTAATTCGAATGAAGCGGTTTAGAGACTTTACTCGGGTCCATAAGAAAATATATAGCTCGCTCCTCCCAAAAAGATGCATGTTATTTGAAACTTCTAGGGTAttgactttattttttaaaacgtAAGAGGTGCCTTTTTGTCATGCGAAGTGTGTGCAGATTAATGATTAATACATTACTTTGgataataatataataaatcTATAAATTAGTTCATGTGCGGAGCGTGGTTTAATACTTCACAATTACAggggaatttctcattttttttaatttcttattgtTTTTGTCTGAAGCATGTTTAGTAACAGTCAGTCTATCCCGAGCAACATTACATTTCTGATAAAGGTCGCGTGCCTAGTGTCGTTGGATAAAGACTAATATGATTTCGTATAACTAATAAGACATAATCCCAAAACATTCAACCTAGTGGAAATGTCAAGCTTCCCTCGTAAAGTCATTTAACAAGACTCGAAACTCAAGGACAAAAATTCTTACGATAATTAGTCTTTCCTAACACGTGGTTTAGGCACGAATATTATGCATGTTTAAGGCAAAACAGTCCAGTTTTGAAAATAATGACTAGGCGCGACTCGAGAATAGATGGCGGGTCGAAAGCTGTTTGTGAAACCGCTCAACTAGTCTCGAAACTTGTGGAGAAAATCCTCACAAGGATTAGCCTTTGTTAACAAATATCTAAGAGACCCTTAATAAGAATATTTAGTATAGGATAATTTAGTTCGGAAAATATTGAATTGCACTTAACATGAGAGCCAATAGTGCGTTAAAAGCTGCAAAATTTATCACATTACTCGCTTAACAAGCACTTGACCGCTTACAATTTTAATGTACCAGCTATTAATACGATATGCATGATTGATATTTTTGGGTACCGAGTTATTTTTATTACAAGACGTATTTAACAAGTGTTCCGAAAATGCTAGATAGCAAGGAAACTTACTTCAAAATGAAAGTCTTAGGGATAGTTGTCCGAAAAAATCCTAAGCTTATTGCACATCAcccaattcagctctaaaacTTTAATCGTgctaatatagtcctaaacACTTAGTCGATTTGCCAATTTacccataatttttttgtgttaatttagtcatatatatatttaaaatttggTAGTTTAATCCTTCTTAACCTATTATTCGGATATTTGAATGAAATGACTACATCGACAAATCGTTTAAAGGTTCATGATTAAATTAGAAAtttatttcgacaaaaaaaaatcagaaatttattaaaacatttaaaattaaattaacactATAAAAATGTTtcagatttagaatttttggacaattttgccCGAGGTCCTATATTCTGAAAACCTATGTGATGATGTCATGTTTGATCGCATCTCCCGTGACAGaacaagagagggagagaaagagagagagagagagagagggacgggACAAAAATTGTAGAGGAGGGTCCCACTTGACCGCCCGAACCtgcgagaggaaaaaaaaaaaaagaagaaaaatctacGCGTGGTCCAAAATAGACCGAGGACCGAAAAGAGACGAGAACCTACCTCTCTCTCGGCTCGCGAGAGAAGCACGCCGGCTCGCGATAAATTAGCGAGAAATCGACCCCCCAAAATTgtcagttctttttttttcttttcctttaggAAAGCGACAGTACGAAATGAATGGAAAGGACTGGACTTGTGCCCGCGGATATTCACTGGATTTGAATTCCCGGTTTCGCATCCGTCTTCACGTCCCACCCCCGGCCTTTCCCAATCCAATCACCGCACGAAACGATAACCGACTGGACTTATCACCTGCGCCTATCTGATAAGCCCATGCGGCTATCGAGCCATGATCGATAGGCTCGCCGGCTTATCACTGATAGGTCAGTATTGGGGGTggggaagaaagagaggaaagtcCCCCCCACTGTACAACGCATCGAAGATAGCGAAaccaagtctctctctctcctctctctctaccctttatctcctctctctctctctctcctcgcctTCGCAGCCTTTCAAACCCTAGATGTCCTCGAATTCCGCGCGCTATTGATGCTCGCGAGGTCCGGAACGCCGAGATTCATGAGGTTTCCGAGGAGCTCCGCGGGGCATTTCGAGGTTCGATTCGGGGACGGGGCGTGAGATTCGTTCGGCTCGTCGGTGGGTCGGCCGTTCTCGTTCGAGTTTGAGgagagttttttgtttttttcctttttggggggGCGTGGGGTGTGTCTGGAGGTGGAGAAATGTCGTCGCTGAGCAGGGAATTGGTGTTCCTCATACTTCAATTCCTGGAGGAAGAGAAGTTTAAGGAGTCCGTGCACAAGTAAGTTCGGTTCGGTGCCtcgtgtttttattttttatttttatgactcTCTTTGCTCTTTTCTCGGTACGTGAACTGGTTAGATATATCAGACGTGCGCGCGTTTCTTCGTTGTTGTGCGGCTGTGTGCGTTGTGGATTGAAGAGGTTATGCTTATTTGAGCTCGTTCGTGGTGTGTGCAAGCGGCTGAAGCAGGGTCGGGGCGTTAGCTTCAGTTAATCATCGGTTTCCGTTGTTTTCTTTCGGCGATGAAAAGTATTGAGGGTGAAACGTAAGGCTCGTCTGTTGTCGTCGAGAAAGTTGAGAAGATTTAGAAGACGGAGGAAATGTTTATTTTCAAATCTTGTTCTCAGCTGGGAGTTAATTTTCTGTGCGAGTCAAGCAGTTGACTTAGATTCTGTAGTAGCGTCTGCCTTTTGGGCCTATTGTCTTAAACTTATATCAGTAAATTTAGGTTGGTAGTTTTGTCCGCAATATAAAGCGTGGTTTaatctttatttgatttttagaaGAAAGTGGGACATGAAATTTAgaaaggattttcttttttatcgtgGTTTCTTCCTTAGATTCGGAGCTGAGGGAATTTGACTAAGAGAATTCCTTAGGTCCAGTGGTTATAAACTTTGTTTGAATCAGGGTTTCCTGGCAGAGTTTACATTGGAAAGATCAaaacgatatatatatatatatatatatatatatatatatatatatatatatattgggtaTTGTGTTTCCTTTCTTATGTTCTCTGGCTCATTGTACAATATATTTTTCTCGATAAATGAACATGTTTAATGCAGGCTTGAGAAAGAATCagggttttttttcaatatgaagTACTTTGAGGAAAAAGTTCAAGCTGGAGAGTGGGAAGCGGTTGAGAAGTACTTGTCTGGATTTACCAAAGTTGATGACAACAGATACTCGATGAAGATCTTTTTTGAGATTCGGAAGCAGAAGTATCTCGAAGCTCTTGATCGGTAGGTCGTTGCAAGGATTGGTTGGTCATACTCTACTCTGCTTCTGTTCAAGAAATTATCTcaccttttatatttgtttgcTGCTCATCTGGTATTGTAGGCAGGAGAAGGCTAAGGCGGTAGAGATATTAGTAAATGACCTGAAAGTATTTTCTACATTCAATGAGGAACTCTACAAAGAGATCACCCAGCTTCTAACACTTGGCAATTTCCGGTAATTGTTCGTCTTAAATGCATAGTATATCCCATTTGATCCAAATTTTGAGTTTGAAGGAATTTGCATGAAGTGGAAGTATTAACTTAGTCTATGCTTCTCGAAAATGATTTTAGGAACTAAGGCAGCCGAAATTTAATTTTGGTTTCGTTATAGGGAGATTTACAAAGCTTTAAATCTGAATGCTGGAACCTTCACTTCTATCATTGCTTTAAGGTTTAGTGGACCTTTTCTCACTTGAATTAGATGTCATATTCAACATCAGTGCTTCTTATGGCGATGGATCTGTAGCTTATGCTGATTGAAATATGTCAACAGTGTCATTAAATTGGTATCTGAACTTCTGGGACATCATCCCTGGTTATCttatttgttcatttctttATATTGCACATAACAGGGAAAACGAGCAGCTGTCTAAGTATGGTGACACAAAAACAGCTCGGAACATTATGCTGATAGAGCTCAAAAAGCTTATAGAAGCAAATCCTTTGTTTCGTGATAAGCTTTCATTTCCTACTTTGAAGTCTTCAAGACTGCGGACTCTGATTAACCAAAGGTATTTTAGTGAATGCTCTGCAGGTTGTTGTATCATGTTCTCATGTTTACGTTGGACTTCTCATCATTTTACTTTTGCTCTATGGGAGAAAGTCTACTGCTCAAATTGCCCATCAAAGTGGCATTTCTCTTGAGGAGGTTTATGGGGATTCTTTTGGAAATGTATACTTGATAAACTACTTCGGTTTTGCAAACCTCTTAGGACTTGATGCTTCCACTGGTGGATGCCCTGTGCTATGAGATACTGCTCACATGGCTATTCCACTGTCTATGTGCCATGTCTTTTAACAATTTTACCATCGTTAACAGAATATAAAGATTTTCCTCCTTTCGACTCTAATCAGATGGTATAGTGTCCTGCCACAATTGCATGGATTTGTGTTATGATTCCTACTTCGAGAATGTCGTAGCTAGTGCCAGTGTTCTCCTTTCTGTCATCTGATACATAAGAGTCCTATCTACAGTTTGAACTGGCAGCACCAGCTATGCAAGAACCCAAGGCCTAACCCAGACATCAAGACTTTGTTTACTGACCACACATGTACACCTCCAAATGGTCCTCTTGCACCTGGAGGTGTAAATCTTCCAGTTTCTGCTGTTGTGAAACCTGCTGCATATCCTGCCCTTGGACCTCATGGGGTATGATGGTGATGTCTTAAATATCCATGAATTTTCCTCCCCCCTGAAGACTGTATCTGAGTGTTATGACTTTAAAACTATAACTTACGAATGTTCTTTCTTCAAATTGTGTTATAGCCTTTTCCGCCCGCAGCTGCTGTTGCTAATGCCAATGCGCTACCAGGGAGTGCCCTAGCAGGTTGGATGGCCAACGCCTCTGCTTCTTCATCTGTTCAAGCAGCCGTTGTTACTGCGTCTTCCATACCTATTCCGCCTACTCAAGGTTGGAATTTTAATGAAAGCTGGCATGAATGATAAGATTTTGCTGTTGAGATGTAGAGACCTGGCATAGGACTTGTGGTTTTAGAGACCAGAAAGTTCAATTCCTAATTGAAATTTTAGATGGGCCGATCTGTCAATATCAAGCTCGTAATGACaccatttttctccttttgctaAGAAAGATTCATCTGAACCTTGGGTTGAAATGCACAATCTAAGCTTTTACTTCCCCCCCTCTTTTTGTTGTTTGTATGTGGAGATCatactaaaaaaagaaactttttaAGATGGTTTTCTTCATAGTATCTACATGTGTTGACTCTTCATAATCATCTCAGCCGTTTCTATCATGAAACGAGCCAGAACACCTCCTACCGCCTCAGCTATGCTTGATTATCAGAATCCAGATCACGAGCAACTAATGAAAAGACTTAGACCTGCTCAGTCAGTTGAGGAGGTAAACACCAAAATCTTGGTTTGTAATATGCAACTTGCTCATTGCAGTGCTTCCTGAATTGTAATAGTGAAGTTTAAATTTGGAACTTTGACTCACAAGCCTTTTCTCATGTTGATCTTGCATGATTTAGGTTACATATCCACTACCTCGACCACAGGCTTCTTGGTCTCTGGATGACTTGCCAAAAACAGTGGCTTTCACCATGCATCAAGGATCCGCAGTTACTAGCATGGACTTTCACCCATCTCATCTTACAGTGCTTCTTGGTATAAAGGCTTCGTACACGTAACTGCTCTTTTCCGTCGTTTACCCCATAGAACCTTATGAAACTCCTTCACCCCCAACCCCAAACACATACAAACAACTGAAAAGAGAAATACCCATGAATTGGAATCTGCTACATGATGAATAGATTTCTTACTCGCAGTTGTTTTGCAGTTGGTTGTAGCAATGGTGAAATTACACTGTGGGAACTCGTATCAAGGGACAAATTGGTCTCAAAGCCCTTCAAAGTGTGGGACATGCCATCACGTTCTTTGCCATTTCAGGTTGTGTGTTATATCTGGATAGGTCCTTCAGCATTTATATGGTGAAACTATTGAGCTCTAAAGTAATTGTACTATATAGAAGCTGCAATTTCAGTTATATGAATTCTGTGCCAAGTTGGTGATGTATCCactcaagaattttttttctgatgtttTCAGTTATGAAGCAAAAAGTAGTTGAGTTGAATTATAATATTGGAGGCTTATTTCAGGCTGCTGCTGGCAAGGATTCAGTAATATCTGTTAGCAGGGTGGCATGGAGTCCAGATGGAAACTTTGTAGGTGCGTTTGCTTGGGTTGAGCGCCAAAAGTGGCATTGCAATTTACGGGGATTTGGAAAAATAACTAATTCTTTAAAATGCAGGTGCTGCATTTACCAAACAGTTGATTCATTTGTATGCTTCTCATGGAGGAAATGATCTGCGCCAGCATGCAGAGGTATAACTGATTTATTCTGCTGCTTTAATAGACGAGTCCTGCATATGAGGAGCTCATCTCTTTCTAATTGCAGATTGATGCCCATGCTGGTGCTGTTAATGATCTGGCCTTTGCTTATCCAAACAAACAATTGTGTGTAGTGACCTGTGGAGACGATAGGCTTATAAAGGTAGTGCAGTAATTTTCTCATCATTTGCTTTGATGAGATTGGACACTTTGAACACcactaatttatttaaaatgagCAGGTATGGGATTTGAATGGAAGAAGGCTATTCTACTTTGAGGGCCATGAGGCACCTGTTTATTCTGTTTGTCCTCATCACAAGGAAAGCATTCAGGTACTTAGCGTTTTCAGGGGAAAGATCCAACATTATCGATGTGACATTTAGTGGTTAACCAATAAGTATGTCCTACTTATTATATTagagttactttttttttcctgaaaatgataaAGTTACTAGTGAGTCTGACAAGAGAGAATAATTTTGTAtgtattacttttttttggcaTAATTTTCCCTTAAGTGCTAAATTGTTGCAAGAGAATGTGGTATCCTGTAAACAGTTAAGTCTTGATAAACCTATTCACGGTTTTACTTTGAGGTTTATTCAGTTTCGTTAGAATGATGCTGGACTATTTGCAGTCTATACAGTACTTGGATAGTTTCAATTAAACAGAAATAATAAgtgtggctatttttttttttttataattatatctCACTTGAAAAGCTCCATAACAACACTTGCCTAAGAAGGAAACTAAAGTTGGTATTTCTTTTCGGTTTAAACAAGGTCAAATGTAATGGCCAGTGTGCTATctgtcttctccttctccaaaTTTGAGAAAGACTTATTGTGGCATTGGcattaatttttagttttttcttgaAAGTCGCAGAAGACATGGTTGAGACAGTAGACTTTAGTTGTTACATGACAGAAGCTGGTTTAGTTAccaacttttctcttttttggaaaaagaataagaagaggAAGCATCTCCATAAGGAAGGAGTAATATTCTAATTAGACTTTAGTTGTTACATGACAGAAGTTGGTTTAGTTGAcagcttttctctttttcgaaaaaagaagaagaagatggagcaTCTCTATATGGAAGGAGTAATAATATATGTAATACATATAGTAGTGCATTGAACGCAAAATGAAATCTTTGATGAAATAAGTCTTTTTACAATACGTAATTCTGACTTTCCCGCCCCTGTTAGTGGTATAAGGCTTAGTATTAGTTGCTGCTGCTGCATTTGTTGTTATTACTGCTACCTTTATTGAAGAAAATGGTAAATCTAACAGAGTTGATTTTTGCGCCACCTATTGATTTTCAGTTCATATTCTCAACTGCATTTGATGGCAAAATAAAGGCCTGGCTCTATGACAATATGGGTTCTAGAGTTGATTATAATGCTCCTGGCCATTGGGGCACTACAATGCTTTACAGTGCTGATGGGACTAGGTAAGGAGGATGGAAGCTCAAACATTGGTTGCTGTTTTCTTTTGCTCCCTTCTTCTTTGTCAGTGGTCATCTTCACGATGTTTGCTGCAAATATTCTCTTAAGATATGGCATGATGACTGATGTTTGCTGCCAATCTGCTCATCACTTATTCCTTATTTTGCAATCAGATTATTTTCCTGTGGAACAAGTAAAGATGGGGAGACTTTCCTTGTGGAATGGAATGAGAGCGAGGGTGCTATAAAGAGGTCATATGCAGGATTAAGAAAGAAATCGGG contains:
- the LOC115752773 gene encoding topless-related protein 3-like — encoded protein: MSSLSRELVFLILQFLEEEKFKESVHKLEKESGFFFNMKYFEEKVQAGEWEAVEKYLSGFTKVDDNRYSMKIFFEIRKQKYLEALDRQEKAKAVEILVNDLKVFSTFNEELYKEITQLLTLGNFRENEQLSKYGDTKTARNIMLIELKKLIEANPLFRDKLSFPTLKSSRLRTLINQSLNWQHQLCKNPRPNPDIKTLFTDHTCTPPNGPLAPGGVNLPVSAVVKPAAYPALGPHGPFPPAAAVANANALPGSALAGWMANASASSSVQAAVVTASSIPIPPTQAVSIMKRARTPPTASAMLDYQNPDHEQLMKRLRPAQSVEEVTYPLPRPQASWSLDDLPKTVAFTMHQGSAVTSMDFHPSHLTVLLVGCSNGEITLWELVSRDKLVSKPFKVWDMPSRSLPFQAAAGKDSVISVSRVAWSPDGNFVGAAFTKQLIHLYASHGGNDLRQHAEIDAHAGAVNDLAFAYPNKQLCVVTCGDDRLIKVWDLNGRRLFYFEGHEAPVYSVCPHHKESIQFIFSTAFDGKIKAWLYDNMGSRVDYNAPGHWGTTMLYSADGTRLFSCGTSKDGETFLVEWNESEGAIKRSYAGLRKKSGGVAQFDTTRNHFLAVGEDSQIKFWDMDNDNILTSTDAEGGLPSFPRLKFNKEGSLLAVNTADNGLKILANTVGLRHLKVHEAPSFEALRNPIESAAIKVSGSSAVANASAVNCKVERSSPVRPSPILNGVDPMGRSIEKSRTVEEVVDKAKPWQLAEILDAGQCRLVTMPESTDISSKVVRLIYTNSGVGLLALGANGVQKLWKWARNEQNPSGKATANVVPQHWQPSSGLLMNNDVSGVNIEEAVPCIALSKNDSYVMSACGGKISLFNMMTFKMMTTFMPPPPASTFLAFHPQDNNIIAIGMEDSTIHIYNVRVDEVKSKLKGHHKRITGLAFSTDLNFLVSSGADAQLFLWSIDTWEKRKSVPIQIPNGKAPTGDTRVHFHADQIRLLVVHETQLAIYDASKMDRIRQWIPQDVLSAPISYAGYSCNSQLIYASFCDGNIGVFDADTLRLRCRIAPSTYLPQAVLNGSQAVYPLVIATHPQEPNQLAIGLTDGSVKVLEPAESDGKWGATPPVDNGLLSSRTASSSTTSNHTPEQMQR